One genomic region from Pirellulales bacterium encodes:
- a CDS encoding sigma factor-like helix-turn-helix DNA-binding protein translates to MYEMYEELSLATSDLSAEARQLLYWRFYDGESLSQIAERLGITSQAVQWRLQKLLGSMRNKLPELY, encoded by the coding sequence ATGTACGAAATGTACGAAGAGTTATCGCTTGCCACTTCCGACCTCTCGGCAGAAGCAAGACAGCTTTTGTATTGGCGTTTTTACGATGGGGAGAGTCTCTCGCAAATCGCTGAACGACTGGGAATCACATCTCAAGCCGTGCAGTGGAGGCTTCAAAAATTACTCGGCTCGATGCGCAATAAATTGCCGGAGTTATACTAA
- a CDS encoding helix-turn-helix transcriptional regulator, protein MAGPLLTLRQQSLQCEGMTESFTNQMRRLVREAGIKQCDLHRSIVLDKATISRFLSGERFLSEDALNKLAKFLKWKINNGRNS, encoded by the coding sequence ATGGCTGGGCCGTTGTTGACATTACGTCAACAATCACTACAATGCGAGGGCATGACTGAATCATTCACCAATCAGATGCGCCGGCTTGTTCGGGAAGCCGGAATAAAGCAGTGCGATTTGCACCGCAGTATCGTTCTCGATAAAGCCACAATCAGCCGCTTCCTCAGTGGCGAACGTTTTTTGTCCGAAGATGCGTTAAACAAACTGGCAAAGTTTCTCAAGTGGAAGATCAATAATGGCAGGAATTCTTGA
- a CDS encoding phage/plasmid primase, P4 family: protein MSISPDRFDIDHFKINVENGTIDLRSGKLLPHNRADFITKLSPVKYDPDAKCPLWDRTIASIFNNNRDTIGFFQRFSGYCLSGSVVEQIMVVAWGGGSNGKGIITNTYFGIWGDYATKAPETLLISKNFNSHPCELAKLQGVRLCIANETSDGAELAEARIKDLTGSDRLTARGMKENFWDFWPTHKFILSTNFKPRVKGGHSIWRRIRLLAFLRR, encoded by the coding sequence ATGAGCATTTCTCCGGATCGGTTTGATATTGATCATTTCAAGATCAATGTAGAAAACGGCACAATCGACTTGCGAAGCGGCAAATTATTGCCGCACAATCGGGCTGATTTCATCACGAAACTTTCGCCAGTTAAATATGACCCAGATGCAAAATGTCCACTTTGGGATCGAACCATTGCGAGCATATTTAACAATAATCGAGATACGATTGGGTTCTTTCAGCGATTTTCCGGTTACTGCCTGAGCGGGAGCGTAGTCGAGCAAATCATGGTGGTTGCCTGGGGCGGCGGTTCTAACGGGAAGGGCATCATAACAAACACTTACTTCGGCATTTGGGGCGACTATGCAACTAAAGCCCCAGAAACTTTGTTGATTTCCAAGAATTTCAATAGCCATCCGTGTGAACTTGCAAAACTCCAAGGGGTTCGCCTATGTATTGCGAATGAAACCTCGGACGGTGCCGAGTTGGCCGAAGCCAGAATTAAGGATTTAACTGGTTCGGATCGTTTAACTGCTCGCGGCATGAAAGAGAACTTCTGGGATTTTTGGCCCACACACAAGTTCATTCTCAGCACAAACTTTAAGCCGAGAGTCAAAGGTGGTCATTCAATCTGGCGAAGAATACGTTTGCTCGCATTCCTGCGCAGGTAG